A region of the Arenibacter antarcticus genome:
ACTAACAATGCCCTTGCAACCGATGGGGACATTATAATAAGGGACAGAAGAAAGAGAACCGACTTAGTGGATTCTCAAACATTAAACTCAAATATCCAGAATACTAACAATGCCCTTGCAACCGATGGGGACATTATAATAAGGGACAGAAGAAAGAGAACCGACTTAGTGGATTCTCAAACATTAAACTCAAATATTCAGAATACTAACAATGCCCTTGCAACCGATGGGGACATTATAATAAGAGACAGAAGAAAGAGAACCGACTTAGTGGATTCTCAAACATTAAACTCAAATATTCAGAATACTAACAATGCCCTTGCAACCGATGGGGACATTATAATAAGGGATAGAAGAAAGAGGACCGACTTAGTGGATTCTCAAACATTAAACTCAAATATCCAGAATACTAATAATGCCCTTGCAACCGATGGGGACATTATAATAAGGGACAGAAGAAAGAGAACCGACTTAGTGGATTCTCAAACATTAAACTCAAATATCCAGAATACTAATAATGCCCTTGCAACCGATGGGGACATTATAATAAGGGACAGAAGAAAGAGAACCGACTTAGTGGATTCTCAAACATTAAACTCAAATATCCAGAATACTAATAATGCCCTTGCAACAGATGGGGACATTATAATAAGGGATAGAAGAAAGAGAACCGATTTGGTATAAGTTTTTCAAAAACATCAAAGTTAAAAGCCCTAAACAATTTAGTTTAGGGCTTTTTGTTTTATCTTCCCCCCTATATGGAACAAAAAATAAAATGTAGGAATTTTATTTCAATATCCTTAGTCGGGCTATGTACCCTATGTGGATGTAACAATTCTACCAATGTCAAAGAGACGCAGGAAATTTCCCAACCAACGGATAGTGTCCTGTATTATTTATCCGAGACAAATAGCACTTCCTCTATCGAATTTAAAAATCATCTTAACAAGGCCTATAACCTTGCCCTAGATATTAACAATGACTCTTTAAGAAGCAAGTACTTTACCGAATTATCGTATAATTATTTATTGGAAGAAGACTCTACTAGATTTCGTGTTTCTAATACGTTAGCTATCCGACATTCCTTGAAAACAGGGGATTCAACCTCTTTGGCTAATAATCATTGGGATCTGGCTACTTTTTTTGGTGATTATGCAGTTGAGGATAGTGCTTATTATCACTATTCCGAGGCGGAAAAAATATTCAGGGGACTCAATGACAAGTATTACTCGGCACGGATGTTGTACAATATGGCCACTATACAGTCCGCAGTAAAGGATTATATCGGAAGCGAAATCAACACCATTAAGGCTATTGAACTTTATAAACCCTTAAATAAATACGAAAATCTCTATCACTGTTATAACAATTTGGGCTCCTTATCCAATGGATTAAAGGAATATGATAGGGCAATAGAATATTACGATCAGGCACTCTTTTATTTAAATAAATCCAACCCCGAAAGTTCTTCAACCCTAAACACCTATAATAATATAGGTATGGTTTACCAAAAAATGGGGGAGCATAAAAAAGCCTTGGAATTCTTTAATAAAGTGATTGTAGCAGATAGCATAAAAACTAAAAATGTGAGAACCTTTGCTACAGTCCTATCCAACTACGCCTATAGCCAAAGTAAACTGGGAGACACCCTTAAAGTATTGGAAAAATATAAGCATGTATTAAAAATAAGGGATAGCCTTAATGACATTCGTGGTCTGGCCCTGACCCAATACCAGATAGCAGAACATTATTTAAGTCAGAGAGACAGTGTAAAAGCCTTGGAATTTGCAAGAAGAGGGAAAGAAAATGCAGAACAGAGCAGTAGCAATCTTCGATTGTTGGAATTATTGGAATTACTTGGAAGGATTGATCCGCATAATGCAACACGATACACCCATGCATATATTAAGCTTAATGATAGCCTTATCCATGAGGAACGTATCCTACAAAACAAATTTACACGAATACGTTTTGAGACCGATCAATTCATTGAACAAAATGTTTTACTGGCTAGGCAGCGGCAATTATGGATTGGGATTTCCGCCAGTCTCCTGATATTGGCTGTTCTTATCCTAGTAATGCTAGATCAACGGAGAAAAAATCAGAAATTGAGATTTGAACAGGCCCAGCAAAAAACAAATCAAGAAATTTTTAATCTGTTGCTTGCTCAAAACAAAAAGGTGGAGGAAGGCAAACAATTGGAAAAGAAACGTATTTCAGAAGAATTACACGATGGCATTTTAGGGCAAATGCTAGGGATAAGACTTATACTTACAGGCCTCAACAATAAATCTGACAATGAGTCCGTTTTAAAACGGAGTGAACTATTAAAAAAATTACAGCATTTGGAAGAGGAAATCCGTACAATTTCACATGAATTAAGCAAGGCATCCCAAGAAAATATTCATAACTTTATTCTTTCCGTTGAAGAATTACTTCAAACAATTAGGGATTCCTCAAAAATGCATTGTAATTTTAGATATGATGATGATATAGATTGGGACCAGTTAACCGCTGATATAAGAATAAATATTTACCGTATCGTTCAAGAAAGCTTGCAAAATTGCATTAAACATGCACAAGCCACAAAGGTAGAAGTGGTGTTTGAATCCTGCGATGAGCAAATTAAAATTATAGTGACGGACAATGGTATTGGATTTAATACTAAAAAAGGAAAAAGAGGAATTGGACTTAAAAATATAAACTCCAGATTGGATAAACTAAAGGGAACCTTAAAATTGAATAGCCAGGTTGGCAAGGGAACCGAAATTATCATTACTATACCTAAAGTTAACAAACAAGCAGCCCCAAAATCTGCATAACCTATATTATAATTTTTACTATGAGAACATTAAGAATCTTAGCGGTAGATGACCACGAAATGATCACAATGGGCTATAAATACCTACTTGAAGCAGCTGAATTTGAAGATTTTGGCATAAGGGTAGAAACTGCTAACACCTATGAAATCGGAAAACAAAAAATCGAAGATTCCGCTAGATCTTTTAAATACGATTTAATATTACTAGACATCCAGTTGACAGAAACACATTTGGAAGAACCTTATTCGGGGGAAGACCTTGGAGTATTGGCCCGAAAAGTAGTTCCGGACACCAAAGTGGTTTTTATGTCTTCTTTTAGTGACAACTATAGGATAAATAGCATTTTAAAAAATGTAAACCCTGATGGCTATATGGTGAAATCGGAAATAGATGAAAAATCACTTATAGCAATGGTTAAAGGGGTTATTACCAATCCACCTTATTACAGTCAGAAAGCCTTGGTTGCCATTAGAAAAAAAATGGCCAACGATAGTATTTTAGACTACAATGATAAAAGGATCCTTTTCCATGTTTCTATTGGCACTAGAACAAAGGATATGGTAGAACATATTAATTTATCCCTCGCAGGAATCGAGAATAGAAAAAGACAACTTAAAGTAATCTTTGGCGTTGAAAAACAAAATGACCTAGCCTTGATCACTGAAGCAAAAATTAGAGGCTTTTTATAACCCAATGTCACGACTAAATCGCACTAAAATTTTATAAGTTTCCTAAGAGTTATTATTTAAGGTGAATTTAGTCACCTAGTATATAATTTCTAGCTTATTCCTACAATTTCTTGTTTTAAATTCATTTTTATGGGTGAATTCATAGACTATTAATGACAACCTTACAAAAACTAAGGTTTTAATTCAAACAAGGACAAGCCTTTATAGTAAATTTGAGCTTAAATTTTTTACAAAATTACTTTTAGGATGTCGAGACAAGGAAATGAATTTTTTAATACCCATAAAGTTGCTATCAAAGCCACCGATCATATTATTGGTCTGGATATTTTTAGAAGGCGCTTAGAAAAGGATTTCTATGCAAATGTAACGATCAGCGATTATGACTTAAAGGAGGGAGAGGCGAATTTAAGCATCGAGATTAACTGCAATTTTACTTTATCAGAATCGTTAGAGTATTTACTGAATCCCGTACCGCATTCCACATTGGGCCCAAAATCTCATTCCAGAAAAACCACATTATTCCTTAAGGCCTATTCCGACTTGCGAAAAGTAAACACTACTGCAATAGATATCAGTGAATTAACCATTTCCTTAACAGATACTAATATTCTTATCAGTAAGATTTACGAACAAAGCATATGCGAACAGATAGAGAATATAACTACAGAACTTTGCCATCACAATATCTACTATACCAAAGGGTTATCGGAAACTCCTTTTGAAATATTTATTCCCATCTTTGAGGAAGTTGCCCTAAAAGCAGATAACATTCCAATAGTCAATCCGATCGACACTAATAATAAAAACAATTATTTCATTTATTGGGGCGTATATTATAACAATGCGGAGGAAACGGCCATATACGATCTACAGTCTCAAAAAATTATTCATGGGGATATTCAGATCTTGAACGAATAGTACCTTCTATTGAACACAAAACATAAAAAAAACCAACAACGCTAAAGTTGTTGGTTTTTTTCTATGTTGTAAAATTCCCTTAAACAGGAAACAATTCCCTGTTATGCATCAAGGCATTTACTTCTTCCTTCACGGATTGAATTAGATTATCGTCTTCAGGATTCATCAATACTTGATCTATAAATCCAACAATAACGGCCATGTGCTCTTCTTTAAGTCCCCTTGTGGTGATCGCTGCAGTACCAAAACGAATGCCCGAGGTAACAAATGGCGATTTATCATCAAAGGGCACCATATTTTTATTGGCAGTTATATCGGCCTTTACCAATATATTTTCAGCATCCTTACCCGTTATATTTTTATTTCTAAGGTCAATTAACATCATGTGGTTATCCGTACCTCCAGAGATGATCTTATAACCTTTATCCATAAAGGCACTTGCCATTGCGGCGGCATTCTTTTTCACTTGCAACATATAGTGCAAGAAGTCATCTGTAAGGGCCTCACCAAATGCCACAGCTTTAGCCGCAATAATATGCATTAAAGGTCCGCCTTGATTTCCTGGAAAAACAGCCAAATCTAAAAGTGCTGACATTTTTCTAAGACTTCCGTTCTTTAATTTAACACCAAATGGATTGTCAAAATCCTTTCCCATCAAAATAAGTCCACCTCTAGGTCCACGTAAGGTCTTATGAGTAGTAGTGGTTACAATGTGAC
Encoded here:
- the glyA gene encoding serine hydroxymethyltransferase, which translates into the protein MQRDNLIFELIEEERERQIDGIELIASENFVSPQVIEAAGSVLTNKYAEGYPGKRYYGGCEVVDVVEQIAIDRAKELFGAAYANVQPHSGSQANASVYHACLQPGDTILGFDLSHGGHLTHGSPVNFSGRLYNPVFYGVDEETGVLNYDKIQAIATKEQPKLIIAGASAYSRDMDFKKFREIADSVGAILLADIAHPAGMIAKGILNDPIPHCHIVTTTTHKTLRGPRGGLILMGKDFDNPFGVKLKNGSLRKMSALLDLAVFPGNQGGPLMHIIAAKAVAFGEALTDDFLHYMLQVKKNAAAMASAFMDKGYKIISGGTDNHMMLIDLRNKNITGKDAENILVKADITANKNMVPFDDKSPFVTSGIRFGTAAITTRGLKEEHMAVIVGFIDQVLMNPEDDNLIQSVKEEVNALMHNRELFPV
- a CDS encoding sensor histidine kinase; protein product: MEQKIKCRNFISISLVGLCTLCGCNNSTNVKETQEISQPTDSVLYYLSETNSTSSIEFKNHLNKAYNLALDINNDSLRSKYFTELSYNYLLEEDSTRFRVSNTLAIRHSLKTGDSTSLANNHWDLATFFGDYAVEDSAYYHYSEAEKIFRGLNDKYYSARMLYNMATIQSAVKDYIGSEINTIKAIELYKPLNKYENLYHCYNNLGSLSNGLKEYDRAIEYYDQALFYLNKSNPESSSTLNTYNNIGMVYQKMGEHKKALEFFNKVIVADSIKTKNVRTFATVLSNYAYSQSKLGDTLKVLEKYKHVLKIRDSLNDIRGLALTQYQIAEHYLSQRDSVKALEFARRGKENAEQSSSNLRLLELLELLGRIDPHNATRYTHAYIKLNDSLIHEERILQNKFTRIRFETDQFIEQNVLLARQRQLWIGISASLLILAVLILVMLDQRRKNQKLRFEQAQQKTNQEIFNLLLAQNKKVEEGKQLEKKRISEELHDGILGQMLGIRLILTGLNNKSDNESVLKRSELLKKLQHLEEEIRTISHELSKASQENIHNFILSVEELLQTIRDSSKMHCNFRYDDDIDWDQLTADIRINIYRIVQESLQNCIKHAQATKVEVVFESCDEQIKIIVTDNGIGFNTKKGKRGIGLKNINSRLDKLKGTLKLNSQVGKGTEIIITIPKVNKQAAPKSA
- a CDS encoding response regulator, with the translated sequence MRTLRILAVDDHEMITMGYKYLLEAAEFEDFGIRVETANTYEIGKQKIEDSARSFKYDLILLDIQLTETHLEEPYSGEDLGVLARKVVPDTKVVFMSSFSDNYRINSILKNVNPDGYMVKSEIDEKSLIAMVKGVITNPPYYSQKALVAIRKKMANDSILDYNDKRILFHVSIGTRTKDMVEHINLSLAGIENRKRQLKVIFGVEKQNDLALITEAKIRGFL